The Streptomyces laurentii region TTCCCTCGACGTCATCACCCAGGCGCGGGACTACGGTCTGGTCACGAAGTCCAACCTGATCCTCGGCATGGGCGAGACCCGCGAGGAGATCAGCGAGGCGCTGCAGCAGCTGCACGACGCGGGCTGCGAGCTCATCACCATCACGCAGTACCTGCGGCCGTCGGTCCGGCATCACCCCGTGGAGCGCTGGGTGAAGCCGCAGGAGTTCGTGGAGCTGAAGGAGGAGGCCGACGAGATCGGCTTCTCCGGTGTCATGTCGGGCCCGCTGGTCCGCTCCTCGTACCGCGCGGGCCGGCTGTACCAGCAGGCCATGGAGCGGCGCGGCGAGACCGCGGGCGCGGCCACGGCCGTCGCCAACGCGACGCAGGCCGTCTGACGACGCCTTTCCTCATGACGCCTTCCGCGCGCCCTGAGCCCTTTCCGGTGGCCGTCCGTACCTCGTACGGGCGGCCACCGGCCGTTGGGGCGGTGGGCGCGGCGGGGTCACGGGGCCGGGGCGTCCGGGCCGGGGGCATCCGGACCGGTGGGCGGCACGGTTTCACCTGTGTTTGACCGCCGGGTCACGTCCTGGTAACACCGATTTGTGAGTGTGTACGCACGCACCGCAACCGAGTGCCCACGGAGGTCCCCTCCCATGCAGGCCGCGCACGTCCGAACCCTGCCGTTCCCGTCCATCACCGGCGCCCTCCGGGCCGTCGAGGCCCTGCTGCTCGCACGCGGCCAGCGCACCGCCCGGCGCAACGCGTGGAACTCGGTCCTGGAGGACCGGCGCCGCGCGAAGGACCGGGTGGAGGCCCAGCGCGTGATGGAGGCCGTGGCGGGGCCCGCCTCGCGGGCCACGTAAACTTCAGGACATGGCGAGGAAGGCAAACACGGGCGGCGCTGACGCCGCGAACCCCGGGCGACTGAAGCAGATCGCCCTCACGTACAAGATGACCCGGAAGGCCGACCCGATGGTCGGTCTCGTCGTCGCGGGCGTGGGCATCGTCGTACTCGGTGTCCTCCTCGCGATCGGTTTCCTCATCGGACACCCGCTCTACCTGGGCATTCTCGGTTTCGTCCTGGCGTTCCTGGCGATGGCCATCGTCTTCGGCCGGCGTGCCGAGAAGGCGGCTTTCGGCCAGATGGAGGGCCAGCCGGGCGCCGCCGCGGCGGTGCTGCAGAACGTCGGGCGCGGCTGGACCGTGACCCCGGCGGTGGCGATGAACCGCAGCCAGGACGTGGTGCACCGGGCGGTCAGCCGCGCGGGCATCGTGCTGGTGGCGGAGGGCAACCCGAACCGGGTGAAGCCGCTGCTCGCGGCCGAGAAGAAGAAGATGGCCCGGATCGTCCTCGACGTGCCGGTGACCGACATCATCGTCGGTGACGACGAGGCCGCCGGTCAGGTGCCGCTGAAGAAGATCCGAACGAAGATGCTCAAGCTGCCGCGCGTGCTCGCCGGCCCCCAGGTGACGGCGGCCAACGACCGGCTGCGCGCGATGGGCGACCTGATGAGCAACATGCCGCTGCCCAAGGGTCCGATGCCGAAGGGCATGCGGATGCCGCGCGGCGGAAAGATGCGCTGAGGCTCACGCTCTCTGGCTACACGCTCAAGAGGGGCGTCCCGGACCTGTCGATGGTCCGGGGCGCCCCTTTTCTTGTACGCGTCGTGTGCGCAGATGACGGACTGATCAAGGGATCGGACCGAATCCGATCACGGTTTCACCGGTCCGAACCGGACGAGGCCGGGTCGGACGGGAGTTGACCGGAGACGACAGGAGACGACCGGATCAGGCAACATCGACCCCGGTCGGATCGGATCGGATCGGATCAGATCCTGACCTGGACGGCTCCGGAGAAGCGGTCGTGCAGGCCGCGCCCGTCGCGGTCCCAGATGAGGGCCGGGATGGCGAGGCAGACGAGGGCGCTGCGCAGGATCACGCGCAGGACGCCGAGCCGGCCGCCGC contains the following coding sequences:
- a CDS encoding hypothetical protein (Domain of unknown function (DUF4191); pfam13829;~Transmembrane protein [Streptomyces venezuelae ATCC10712];~identified by MetaGeneAnnotator; putative); amino-acid sequence: MARKANTGGADAANPGRLKQIALTYKMTRKADPMVGLVVAGVGIVVLGVLLAIGFLIGHPLYLGILGFVLAFLAMAIVFGRRAEKAAFGQMEGQPGAAAAVLQNVGRGWTVTPAVAMNRSQDVVHRAVSRAGIVLVAEGNPNRVKPLLAAEKKKMARIVLDVPVTDIIVGDDEAAGQVPLKKIRTKMLKLPRVLAGPQVTAANDRLRAMGDLMSNMPLPKGPMPKGMRMPRGGKMR
- a CDS encoding hypothetical protein (Hypothetical protein XNR_4687 [Streptomyces albus J1074];~identified by MetaGeneAnnotator; putative), yielding MQAAHVRTLPFPSITGALRAVEALLLARGQRTARRNAWNSVLEDRRRAKDRVEAQRVMEAVAGPASRAT
- a CDS encoding outer membrane chaperone skp (identified by MetaGeneAnnotator; putative;~sequence version:1), whose product is MDGNGRVRTCAACMGGDLRGHSVAVRAYTLTNRCYQDVTRRSNTGETVPPTGPDAPGPDAPAP